The following is a genomic window from Chitinophaga caseinilytica.
CGCGGAAGCTCCAGGAGATCGCCGAAAAAGTGGACGGCATCCGCTCCGTTTCCGCACTGGCAGGTTATGAAGTGTTGACGGAAGGGCGCGGCTCCAACGCCGGTACCTGCCTGATCAACCTGAAAGGCTGGTCGGAACGTAAACACAATGTCACCGAGATCATCGAAGAGCTGGAAGAAAAAGCGAAGGAAATCCCCGGCGCCACGATCGAATTCTTCGGTCCGCCGGCCGTTCCGGGATACGGTGCTGCGGGCGGTTTCGCCATGCGCCTGCTCGACAAGACCAACAACGACGACTACAAGGAGCTCGAAAAAGTGAACGACCAGTTCATGGAAGCCCTCGGCAAGCGCAAGGAGCTGACCGGGCTGTTCACTTTCTTCAGCGCCAACTATCCGCAATACGAGCTCCAGATCGATAACAAAGCCGCCATGCAGAAGGGCGTTTCCATCGGCAAGGCCATGGACAACCTCTCGATCCTGATCGGTAGTACGTACGAACTGGGTTTCGTGCGATTCGGTACCGCATTGAAAGTGTACGTCCAGGCTTCGCCGGAATACCGCGCATTGCCCGACGATCTGATGAAACTGTATGTGAAAAACGACCACGACGAAATGGTGCCGTATTCCGCTTTCATGTCGATCCGGAAAACGCACGGCCTGAACGAGATCACGCGGTATAACATGTACACGTCGTCTGCCATCCGCGGCGAGCCCGCGGCGGGCTACAGTTCCGGTGAGGCCATCAAGGCGATCCAGGAAGTGGCGGCGCAGGTGTTGCCGCGCGGGTACGATATCGACTGGGAAGGGTTGTCGAAAGACGAATCCGAGCGCGGGAACGAGGCGCTGTACATTTTCCTCATCGTACTGGCGTTCGTATACCTGATCCTGGCCGCGCAATACGAGAGCTTCATCCTGCCGCTGGCGGTGGTGCTGTCGCTCCCTGCGGGCGTGTTCGGCGCGTTTTTCCTCGTGAAGATGATGGGCCTGGCCAACGACATTTATGCGCAGGTAGGGTTGGTGATGCTGGTGGGCCTGTTGGGCAAGAACGCGGTGCTGATCGTGGAATTTGCCGTGCAGAAACACCGTTCCGGCATGTCGGTGCTGGACGCGGCGATCGAAGGGGCGCGGGTGCGTTTCCGCCCCATCCTCATGACGTCGCTGGCTTTCATCGCCGGTTTGATCCCGCTGGTGTTTGCCACGGGCCCCGGCGCCATCGGTAACCGGACCATCGGAGCGGCTTCGGCCGGCGGGATGCTGATCGGTACCATCGGCGGGGTGCTCGTCATCCCCGGCCTGTATTACATCTTCGGCCGGATAGCCGAAAAGCGCAAGCTCATCCGCGACGAAGAAGAAAATCCATTAACAGAAGAACTCGAACACAATGTTTAATCGCAGAACCATCACATACATCGCCATCGGCTGCGCGAGCCTGGGCTACACGGCCTGCAAGATCCCCGCCATCACGGGGAAGGAGGCAGACAAGAACATGCCCGCGGCCTTCAACAGCGCGCCCGGCGCCAGCAGTGCAGCGGTGCAGTGGAAAGAATTTTTTGCCGATGCGGAATTGTCGGCCCTCATCGATACCGCGCTGCAGCGCAACCAGGAATTGAACATCGTGCTGCAGGAAATCGAGATTTCGCGGAATGAAGTGCGTGCCCGGAAAGGGGAATACCTGCCTTCCGTGGCGCTGCGCGCCGGAGCCGGCGTGGAAAAAGTAGGCCGCTACACCAGCCAGGGCGCCAACGATGCCAATACCGAGATCAAGGAAGGAAAGGAAATGCCCGAACCGCTGGGCGACTTCCTCGTGGGCGCGTTCGCCAGCTGGGAAGTGGATATCTGGCACAAGCTCCGCAACGCCAAGAACGCCGCGGCAGCGCGGTACCTGGCGTCTGTGGAAGGCCGGAATTTCGTGGTGACGAACCTCATCGCAGAAATCGCCGCTTCTTATTACGAATTGCTGGCGCTTGACAAACAACTGGAGATCCTCGATCAGAACATCGCCATCCAGAGCAATGCGCTGGGCATCGTGAAGCTCCAGAAAGAAGCCACCCGCGTAACGGAACTGGCGGTCCGGAAGTTTGAAGCGGAAGTGTTGCGGACGCAGAGCCTCCGGTTCGACATCCTTCAGCGCATCACCGAAACCGAAAACAAGATCAACTTCCTTTGCGGGCGATATCCGCAGTCGGTCCGCAGGAACGACGCAGCTTTCGGAACGGCCTCCGCCAAAGTGGCCGCCGGTCTTCCGGCCGATCTGTTGGCCAACCGGCCCGACATCCGGCAGGCGGAACTGAACCTGGCCGCCGCGAAGCTCGACGTAAAATCCGCCCGCGCGCAGTTTTACCCATCCCTGGGCATTACGGCGGGCGTGGGGTACAGGGCCTTCAATCCATCGTACCTCGTAAAAACGCCGGAATCGCTCCTGTATTCGATTGCGGGAGACCTGGTGGCACCGCTGGTGAACAGGAACGGCATCAAGGCGGCGTACCTCAACGCCAATGCGAAGCAGGTTCAGTCGGTGTACGAATACGAGAAAACGATTTTGAACGCATATGTGGAAGTGGTCAACCAGCTGTCGAAAATCGGCAACCTCGATAAGCGGTCTGAGTTGCAGGCCAAACAGGTGGATGCGCTCACCCAATCCATCGAGATATCGAACAGCCTCTTCGCCTCCGCCCGTGCGGATTACATGGAAGTGCTCATGACCCAGCGCGATGCGCTGGAATCCAAATTTGAGCTGATCGAAACGCAACTGCAGCAGATGCAGGCGCTGGTGGGCGTTTACCGCGCGCTGGGTGGCGGTTGGAAATAATAAGCTTGAAAAACCCGGTACACAGGCTCCGCGCGGTTGTGCGGGGCCTGTTTTGTTGAGGGCGGACAAGAAATTACCGGACTCGGGGAAGATATTATTATGATGTTTCGTGCATCTTGAATAGTTTGACGGTAAATTGTAGCCATGGTTTCAGGGTTTTTTCGCCTTCTGCTGGCGGCTTTATTGTTGACGGGGACGGGTTTGCGGGCGCAATCGCCCAAGCGGTTAAACGTGTTGGTGTTGTTGACGGACGATCAGCGGTTCAATACGATCCGTGCGCTGGGGAACGCGGAAATCCACACCCCGAATATGGACCGGCTCGTGAAAAGCGGCACCGTGTTCACGCAGGCGCACATCATGGGGTCGCTGGGCGGGGCGGTTTGCGCGCCCAGCAGGGCCATGCTCCTCACTTCGCGGCCGGTGTTCAGCGTGCATGAAGACGGCGGTGTGATCCCGGCTTCGGAGAAAACCTTCGCCGAAGTATTCCGCGAATCCGGCTACCAGACTTTTTCATCGGGCAAGTGGCATAGCGATTACGCGTCCTTCAACCGTTCTTTCGCTTCGGGCGATAATATCTTCTTCGGCGGCATGCATACGGAAAAGGAAGGCGGCCACTGGAAACCGAAACTGCATCACTACGATCCTTCCGGGACGTACAAATCCCCTTTTACCGGCAACGATTTTTCTTCCGTTTGCTACGCCAATGCGGCGATCGAATTCATCCGGAAGCCACGGCAGGAGCCGTTCCTCATGTACGTGGCGTTTACGGCGCCCCACGATCCGCGGACCCCGCCGGAAGCATACCTTCGGCTGTACGATACGGAGAAAATCAGTCTGCCGGGCAACTTCATGTCGAAACATCCTTTCGATAACGGCGAGCTGAACGTCCGCGATGAAATGCTGTTGTCTACGCCCCGCAACCCTGCAGAAGTGAAGCTGGAAATTGCGAAATATTACGCCATGATCAGCGAGGTAGACCATGAGATCGGGCGCGTGCTGGATGCGTTGAAGGCGAGCGGGCAATACGAAAATACCATCATCGTGCTGGCGGGAGACAACGGGCTGGCCGTGGGGCAGCACGGGCTGCTGGGCAAACAGAACCTGTACGACCATTCCATGCGCGTGCCGCTGATCTTCGCCGGGCCGGGCATTCCGGCGAACAAACGCGTGGATGCGTATTGCTACCTGACGGATGTGTTCCCGACATTGTGCCGGCTCACCGGCTTGCAACAACCCGCTACGGTGGAAGGGATTTCGCTGGACAAGGCGTTTACGCCGTCCCGCTTCTCAGGCCGCGACCGGCTGTTCATCACTTACTCCAACCTCCAGCGCGCGATCGTGAAAGACGGGATGAAGCTCATCGTGTATAATGTGAACGGGCAACATCCCGTTCAACTGTTCGACCTGGAAAAAGATCCCCTGGAAAAGAATAACCTGGCGAATGATAAAGCGTATCAAAAGAAAGTCGCCGGACTGCGCGCGTTGCTGCAAAGTGAAATGCACCGGTACGGGGATTTCTGCGATTTTTCGAAAGCAGGATGGGGCTGGCCCGGGAAATTGAAATGGGAGGATGCGAAACGGATCAACCCGTAACAACGATACTAACTAGTTTGAGGGCTGTTCTTCGGGACGGCCCTTTTTCGTGAATGCGTGGCCGTGGGAATGGTATTTCCGCATCGCGCAAATAGTTTTCCTATTTCGATCATATGTTAAAGTTTTCCTTGCGCAACTTTGCCCCTTCAAACTAAAGCATAAAAAAGCCGCACAGCGCCAACTGTACGGCTATCCACCTTTCGGCGGAGCTTTCAATCGATCAAATTTCAAGCGATGCAATATAAGCAAATATTGTTAACGGGTCTGCTATGCTTGTCCGTTTTCAGCCTGCGGGCGCAGCAATCCGCGTCCGTTTCGGGAACCGTGAAAGACAATGAGGGCGTGCCTGTTGCGGGTGCGTCCGTAAGAGTAAGCGGCTCCCGATCGGGGGCTTCCGCCGGCCCGCAAGGCGGCTGGGCGATCCTCCATCTCAAGCCCGGTAGCTACACATTGGAGTTTTCCGCAGTGGGGTTTTCGCGTACCGAAAAATCCATCACGCTTAAACCGGGAGAAGAGGCCGTGCTCGATGTGGTGCTGAACCGGAAAGCGGCGCAGGTGAAGGAAGTGAATGTGGCAGGGCTTACTGCCAACCAGCAGGTGAACCGCCAGGCGTACGCCGTTACTTCCATCGACGCAAAGCCCCTGCACAACAGCTCACAAGACCTCAACCAGGTGCTCGGCAAAACGGCCGGGGTGCGGGTGCGGGAAGACGGTGGACTGGGCTCCAGCTTCAACTTTTCCCTCAACGGGTTTTCCGGCCGGCAGGTTAAGCTCTTCCTCGACGGTATCCCCATGGACAATTTCGGTTCTTCGCTCACGCTGAACAACATTCCCATCAACCTCGCCGACCGGATCGAAGTATATAAAGGCGTAGTGCCGATATGGCTGGGCGCGGATGCGCTGGGCGGCGCCGTGAATGTGGTCACCAACGCCAAAACGCAGCGCTACCTCGATGTGTCCTATTCCTACGGGTCGTTCAACACCCACCGCAGCGCCGTGAGCGCGGGGTATACCGGGGCGAAAACGGGGTTTACGGTGCTGGGGAACTTCTTCCAGAACTATTCCGATAATAACTATTGGGTACATACCGGCGTTACCGACCTCAACACGCTGATCATCGGCCCGGAGCAGCGCCTCCGCAGGTTCCACGACCGCTACAAATCAGAAACCGCGCAGTTGGAAATGGGCGTCACCGGGAAACGGTACGCCGACAAACTGATGCTCGGTATCATCCTGTCGCAAAATGACCGCCAGATACAGACCGCGGCGCAGATGTCGAAAGTCTTTGGCGGCTGGAATCAGCGGAGCAATACCATCATGCCCACGCTGAAATATAAGAAGACGGACCTTTTCGTGAAGGGGCTCGACTTCAACCTGTACGGCAGCTACAATTTCGGCAGCACGCGCAATGTTGATACCCTGAACCGCGTCTACAACTGGGCCGGCGATTATAAAGACAATACCTTCAACGAACAAGGTCAATATGTGCCCGGCGGGGAAAACAGCCGGAGCCTGTACAAATTCTCCAACAATCTCGCCATCGCCAATGCCAGCCTGGGTTACAACATCGGCGGCGGGCATTCGACCGGCGTCAATTACACATTCACCAACTTTGACCGCGAAGGCCACGATCCGCTCAAGCCCAACGAAGAAGCGTACGAAACACCGCAGAAGCTTCGCAAATCGGTGCTGGGCCTGGGATATAAGTATGATTATAAAGACAGGTGGTCTACTTCGGTATTCGTCAAGGAATACTTCGTGAAAGGGGAATCCGCGCAGCGGGTGGATATTTACACCAATCCGCATTGGGAGCCCATCTACAGCGATCTGTCCAAAACCGGCTACGGCGTGGCTTCTGCGTATTACCTGATCCCTTCGCTCCAGCTGAAGCTTTCCTACGAAAAAACATACCGGCTGCCGGAAGGTGATGAGATGTTCGGGGACGGCGTCAACCATGTCGCGAATAAAAACCTTCGTCCGGAAAGCAGTGATAACGTGAATTTCGGCGCCGTGTTCACCCGGAAGTTTGGTGGGCACCACCGGCTGATGGTGGAAGGCAATTTCGTGCTGCGCGATGCGGAAGACTTCATTCGCGTAGACCTCGTGGATACCCGCACGCAGTCCGTAAACGTGCGCGGAGTGCGGAACACGGGAGTGGATGCGGATATCAGGTATGCATACCGGGAAGTGTTTACCGCCGCCGCCAACGCCACCTATCAGCACCTCATCAACACCACCCGTTACGAAACGCCCGGCAGCAATGTGGAAAGCGCCATTTACAAAGACCAGATCCCCAACATCCCGTACCTCTTCGGCAACCTGGACCTCGGCGTGAATTTCAAAAAAGTCGGGTTTTCGCACGCCCGGCTCGGGGTGAACTATCACCTGAACTACGTACACGCTTATTATCTCAAATGGCCCAGCCTGGGCTACAGCTGGGAGAAGAACGAAGTGCCGCAGCAGCTTTCGCACGACGTTTCCGCCACCTACACCCTCAAAAACGGGAAGTACAACGTATCGCTCGAATGCCGCAACCTGACAGACGAGCGCCTGTACGACAACTTCCTCATGCAAAAGCCCGGGCGCGCTTTCTACATGAAACTCCGCTACTTCCTGCGAAAATATTAATCTAACATATAGACCATCAAAACATGAGAAAAGTACAACTTTTGATGCCGGCCCTGGCGGCCGCCATAGCCATCGCCGGCTCGTCGTGCTCCAAAAGCGACAAGAACGTGAACCCGGACGACCTGGTGAACCCAGACAACAGTACCTTCGTGATCGCCGTTACGGCGGAAGGCAGTTCTTCCGAAGCCACCGATTACGTGTTGCAAAGCAAAGACCTCATGACCGGCGTGATCACGCCGGTGGGGCAGGGCATCGAGCAGAAAAGCTACCGCATGTACGAAGTGGTGGGCAAAACCCTGCTGAGCATCACTTACCAGGGCACCAACGTAGTGCCGGGATACGCGTTGAACGATAAAGGCATCCTTTCCAAAAAGAACGGCGAATTCTCCATCCTCCGCCTTCACGCCCGCGGTGTGGTAGACCAGGACAGGATGTTCGGCATGTTTTGTCCGCGCGACGGATCGGCCGAAGCCACATTCTACGAGATCAACGCATCCAGCATGAGCGTGGCCCGGCAGGCGAAGATCAACGTTTTCCAAACCGCCAACAACTGGAAGGAATGGGCGTATTTCAATGACGTGCGGATGGTCGGCGGAAAAGTATTCGCGCCGTTCTTCCAGATCAAAAACTCGGGATTCGATACGCAATACGCGGATTCCGCCTACCTCGCCATTTTTTCCTATCCTGAACTGAAACTGGAAAAAGTGATCAAGGACGAGCGCACCGGCACACTGGGCCGCTACGCCAGCAACGATGTGCTGAGCATTACGGAAAGCGGTGACGTGTACACTTATTCCGCCGCGGGCGCCATCGCCGCGGGGAGCGTGCCTTCCGCCAAACCCTCCGGCATTCTGCGCATCAAAAACGGCACCACCGATTTCGACAAGGATTATTTCTTCAAC
Proteins encoded in this region:
- a CDS encoding TolC family protein, giving the protein MFNRRTITYIAIGCASLGYTACKIPAITGKEADKNMPAAFNSAPGASSAAVQWKEFFADAELSALIDTALQRNQELNIVLQEIEISRNEVRARKGEYLPSVALRAGAGVEKVGRYTSQGANDANTEIKEGKEMPEPLGDFLVGAFASWEVDIWHKLRNAKNAAAARYLASVEGRNFVVTNLIAEIAASYYELLALDKQLEILDQNIAIQSNALGIVKLQKEATRVTELAVRKFEAEVLRTQSLRFDILQRITETENKINFLCGRYPQSVRRNDAAFGTASAKVAAGLPADLLANRPDIRQAELNLAAAKLDVKSARAQFYPSLGITAGVGYRAFNPSYLVKTPESLLYSIAGDLVAPLVNRNGIKAAYLNANAKQVQSVYEYEKTILNAYVEVVNQLSKIGNLDKRSELQAKQVDALTQSIEISNSLFASARADYMEVLMTQRDALESKFELIETQLQQMQALVGVYRALGGGWK
- a CDS encoding sulfatase-like hydrolase/transferase: MVSGFFRLLLAALLLTGTGLRAQSPKRLNVLVLLTDDQRFNTIRALGNAEIHTPNMDRLVKSGTVFTQAHIMGSLGGAVCAPSRAMLLTSRPVFSVHEDGGVIPASEKTFAEVFRESGYQTFSSGKWHSDYASFNRSFASGDNIFFGGMHTEKEGGHWKPKLHHYDPSGTYKSPFTGNDFSSVCYANAAIEFIRKPRQEPFLMYVAFTAPHDPRTPPEAYLRLYDTEKISLPGNFMSKHPFDNGELNVRDEMLLSTPRNPAEVKLEIAKYYAMISEVDHEIGRVLDALKASGQYENTIIVLAGDNGLAVGQHGLLGKQNLYDHSMRVPLIFAGPGIPANKRVDAYCYLTDVFPTLCRLTGLQQPATVEGISLDKAFTPSRFSGRDRLFITYSNLQRAIVKDGMKLIVYNVNGQHPVQLFDLEKDPLEKNNLANDKAYQKKVAGLRALLQSEMHRYGDFCDFSKAGWGWPGKLKWEDAKRINP
- a CDS encoding TonB-dependent receptor, coding for MQYKQILLTGLLCLSVFSLRAQQSASVSGTVKDNEGVPVAGASVRVSGSRSGASAGPQGGWAILHLKPGSYTLEFSAVGFSRTEKSITLKPGEEAVLDVVLNRKAAQVKEVNVAGLTANQQVNRQAYAVTSIDAKPLHNSSQDLNQVLGKTAGVRVREDGGLGSSFNFSLNGFSGRQVKLFLDGIPMDNFGSSLTLNNIPINLADRIEVYKGVVPIWLGADALGGAVNVVTNAKTQRYLDVSYSYGSFNTHRSAVSAGYTGAKTGFTVLGNFFQNYSDNNYWVHTGVTDLNTLIIGPEQRLRRFHDRYKSETAQLEMGVTGKRYADKLMLGIILSQNDRQIQTAAQMSKVFGGWNQRSNTIMPTLKYKKTDLFVKGLDFNLYGSYNFGSTRNVDTLNRVYNWAGDYKDNTFNEQGQYVPGGENSRSLYKFSNNLAIANASLGYNIGGGHSTGVNYTFTNFDREGHDPLKPNEEAYETPQKLRKSVLGLGYKYDYKDRWSTSVFVKEYFVKGESAQRVDIYTNPHWEPIYSDLSKTGYGVASAYYLIPSLQLKLSYEKTYRLPEGDEMFGDGVNHVANKNLRPESSDNVNFGAVFTRKFGGHHRLMVEGNFVLRDAEDFIRVDLVDTRTQSVNVRGVRNTGVDADIRYAYREVFTAAANATYQHLINTTRYETPGSNVESAIYKDQIPNIPYLFGNLDLGVNFKKVGFSHARLGVNYHLNYVHAYYLKWPSLGYSWEKNEVPQQLSHDVSATYTLKNGKYNVSLECRNLTDERLYDNFLMQKPGRAFYMKLRYFLRKY
- a CDS encoding DUF4374 domain-containing protein; its protein translation is MRKVQLLMPALAAAIAIAGSSCSKSDKNVNPDDLVNPDNSTFVIAVTAEGSSSEATDYVLQSKDLMTGVITPVGQGIEQKSYRMYEVVGKTLLSITYQGTNVVPGYALNDKGILSKKNGEFSILRLHARGVVDQDRMFGMFCPRDGSAEATFYEINASSMSVARQAKINVFQTANNWKEWAYFNDVRMVGGKVFAPFFQIKNSGFDTQYADSAYLAIFSYPELKLEKVIKDERTGTLGRYASNDVLSITESGDVYTYSAAGAIAAGSVPSAKPSGILRIKNGTTDFDKDYFFNIETATGGYKLCGMKYIGGGKALAQIFSFKDHVAGDKWTNRDCRLAIIDLAAKTITNVTDVPLHTGGGLQYGCVIDKGLAYLQVQNADGIYIYKVDLATAKGTKGAKVQGKAVMGLFKMTK